The sequence GTAGTTTTGTCACCAAAGCAAACTTTTTCAAAGCCGATTTATGCGGAACTTTTCTCAACGGTACTCACATTGGTGGAGCAGACTTTCGGGGGGCAGTGTATGATAACTCTACCCGATTTGATAAAGGATTTGACCCTGCGAGTTTAAAAATGGTTGTAGTATCCTCCTTTGAAGGGGCAGTCGCCCACAAAATTACCATCGCTGATGTTGTCACCAATTTTGAAGAAATCGCCAAAATCACCAGCCGTTATTTAGGGGGAATGATTACTGCTAAAAACTTTGAACAATCCCGCCCCGACGCTGAATGGTTAGAACAATTTTCCATGGATAAAAATTGTAAAATAACCTTTACAGGCTCTCTCAACCATCAAGCCACCACCATACAACTGAAATGGTTAGAAAAATGGAGTAACTCATTTGTGTCTAAATGTTCCCTAATCGTTCAAGATTTACCTAACATAATTGAAGAAAAAAGTTTAACCATTCAATCCTTACTAAAAAAATAAACTTTTTGGGTAAAACTTTATCTTTCTTCAAGAAAAGACTCCAAAAACCTAATTATTGTATAGAAATGTTTAAGAAACTCCTAACCATAGGTAAACATAGTTAAACTGTATTTAGGTTGGTTTTGAAATAGTTTTAAATTAAACAAAACAAATATTTAAGGACAAAAAATCTATGACTTTTACACCTACAAAACCTAATCGTATCGTCGAAAAAATATCTAAAAATCTTTGGAAAAATCAATACCCCAAAAAGCATGATCACTACACCATAGAAGACTTTTTCCACTTCGATACTATTAATGGAGACATTACCGACTGGAACGAATCCCGCAACGTTTTAGTTACCGAAGATTTCATTGTCGGTTTAATTGAAGGTTTAGAAGAAGAAGTAGGCCCGGCGTCTAGCGTTGTGATGTATAACATCGGTAAGGCTTGGGGAGTTCGTGATGCTGATTTCTTCTGCAATTGGTTTCAAAAAGAATATGAATATCCCAAAGATGTTCACGAAATGAATTTACTCTATGTTTTAGAAGCCTGGTGGTGGCCTTTTACTACCCAAGGTTGGGGTAACTGGGATGTGGATTTGAGTGAGCAAAAAAATGGCTTTATGTTCGTCAATATCTTCGATTCTGCTGTGGCTCGTACCCTTGGGGATGTTGGTAAACCAGTATGTCATATTTACGCTGGATTATTAGCTGGATTTTTTAGCCGTTTTATCAATAAACAACTAAACTGTATAGAGATTCAGTGCTATTCCATGGGTGAAACCTATTGTAAGTTTTTGTTAGGAAAACAAGATCGCATTGATGCGGCTACTTTCTGGCACAACGAAGGGGCAGGGGCAAAGGATATTCAAAAAAGATTAGTCAATGGTGAATATCTTAAATAATTTATTTACCCACCCATACTACACAAATTGAACTAAGAAAATAATATGAGCTTAACACCAACATTTTCAAACATCAGTGTTGAGCAATTCTTCTCCAACGCCAACTGGCGGGGTATTAAGAGAAATCAACCTTCATCTGTTGCTACCAGTCAAGAATTAATTAATGCAGATGATTTTATCCCTAACCTTAATTTAAAAGTAGAAGAATTTTTCACTCACCATAACTGGAAGGGCATCAAAAAAATGGTTGCCTATACTTCCCACCTCAACACTAATAATGATTCATCGATCGCCCTTAACCTTTCTTTA is a genomic window of Cyanobacterium stanieri LEGE 03274 containing:
- a CDS encoding V4R domain-containing protein, with the translated sequence MTFTPTKPNRIVEKISKNLWKNQYPKKHDHYTIEDFFHFDTINGDITDWNESRNVLVTEDFIVGLIEGLEEEVGPASSVVMYNIGKAWGVRDADFFCNWFQKEYEYPKDVHEMNLLYVLEAWWWPFTTQGWGNWDVDLSEQKNGFMFVNIFDSAVARTLGDVGKPVCHIYAGLLAGFFSRFINKQLNCIEIQCYSMGETYCKFLLGKQDRIDAATFWHNEGAGAKDIQKRLVNGEYLK
- a CDS encoding pentapeptide repeat-containing protein, coding for MVTTTVNADIQAKYNWGERDFPKLQLRRIDLRNANLKGANFRGSDLSYADLRGADLSKADLRDCYFNEANLTGTNLKGANLQGAYFIKAYLIKADLGKANIKEAYLTGSFVTKANFFKADLCGTFLNGTHIGGADFRGAVYDNSTRFDKGFDPASLKMVVVSSFEGAVAHKITIADVVTNFEEIAKITSRYLGGMITAKNFEQSRPDAEWLEQFSMDKNCKITFTGSLNHQATTIQLKWLEKWSNSFVSKCSLIVQDLPNIIEEKSLTIQSLLKK